The proteins below come from a single Ictalurus furcatus strain D&B chromosome 15, Billie_1.0, whole genome shotgun sequence genomic window:
- the slc35c2 gene encoding solute carrier family 35 member C2 codes for MAYLMSIICRALRTVGLVLFFYVFSIGITFYNKWLMKDFHYPLFMTLFHLIIIFCLSAMTRCAMQCWTRKPRVTLSWKDYIYKVAPTALATALDIGLSNWSFLFITISLYTMTKSSAVLFILFFSLLFKLEEPNPFLILVVLLIAVGLFMFTLKSTQFNLEGFIMVLLASFIGGIRWTLTQLLIQKAELGLQNPIDTMYHLQPLMFMGLFPLFMFNEGLNLSTTEKLFRVNELNPLLYSLLVLFVGGSLAFGLGFSEFLLVSRTSSLTLSIAGIFKEVCTLLLAVEFMGDKMSTVNWLGFVVCLSGISLHVALKTYYNKGNGTTVRSLPGRENPDMELPLLISRDDCSEAENEG; via the exons ATGGCATACCTAATGTCCATCATCTGTCGGGCTCTCCGCACTGTAGGCCTGGTCCTTTTCTTCTACGTCTTCTCCATCGGGATCACTTTCTACAACAAGTGGCTCATGAAG GACTTCCACTATCCTTTGTTCATGACCCTGTTCCACCTCATCATCATATTTTGTTTGTCTGCGATGACACGGTGTGCCATGCAGTGCTGGACACGGAAACCTAGAGTCACTCTAAGCTGGAAGGACTACATTTACAAGGTGGCACCAACAG CACTGGCTACTGCTTTGGACATTGGACTATCCAATTGGAGCTTCCTTTTCATCACTATCAGTCT ATACACAATGACCAAGTCTTCTGCTGTGctcttcattctctttttctccctgcTCTTCAAATTGGAAGAACCG aaCCCATTCCTGATCCTGGTAGTGCTGCTGATAGCTGTTGgattatttatgtttacactTAAGTCCACTCAATTTAATCTGGAGGGCTTTATCATGGTCCTGCTGGCCTCCTTTATCGGCGGGATCCGCTGGACCCTCACACAGCTCCTCATACAGAAAGCAGAGCTCG GGCTCCAGAACCCTATAGACACCATGTATCACCTGCAGCCGCTCATGTTCATGGGACTGTTTCCTCTTTTCATGTTCAATGAGG ggCTGAATCTGAGTACAACAGAGAAGCTGTTCCGGGTGAATGAGCTCAATCCGCTGCTCTACTCTCTCCTGGTTCTGTTTGTGGGAGGTTCTCTGGCCTTTGGGCTCGGTTTCTCCGAGTTCCTGCTTGTCTCCCGTACGTCCAGCCTCACGCTCTCCATCGCAGGCATCTTTAAG GAGGTGTGCACTTTGCTGCTTGCAGTAGAATTTATGGGAGACAAAATGAGCACAGTGAACTGGTTGGGGTTTGTTGTTTGTCTGTCGGGTATCTCGCTACACGTGGCTCTCAAGACATACTACAAcaaag gtAATGGAACTACAGTAAGATCACTGCCAGGCAGAGAAAACCCAGACATGGAGCTCCCTCTTCTTATTTCCAGAGATGATTGCTCTGAGGCAGAGAATGAGGGATAA
- the taf13 gene encoding transcription initiation factor TFIID subunit 13, which produces MAEEDDDPGFDEELDEGGNGADAGHGRRKRLFSKELRCMMYGFGDDQNPYTESVDILEDLVIEFITEMTHKAMSIGRQGRVQVEDIVFLIRKDPRKFARVKDLLTMNEELKRARKAFDEANYGS; this is translated from the coding sequence ATGGCGGAGGAAGACGACGATCCCGGCTTTGATGAGGAGTTGGATGAAGGGGGAAACGGTGCAGACGCGGGTCACGGCAGAAGGAAGAGACTGTTCTCGAAAGAGCTTCGTTGTATGATGTATGGCTTCGGCGACGACCAGAATCCGTACACAGAGTCCGTGGATATTCTGGAGGACCTGGTGATCGAGTTCATCACGGAGATGACCCATAAAGCCATGTCCATCGGACGCCAAGGCCGCGTTCAGGTGGAGGACATCGTCTTCCTCATCCGGAAAGACCCGAGAAAGTTTGCGAGGGTGAAAGATCTGCTGACGATGAATGAGGAGCTCAAGAGAGCCAGAAAAGCCTTTGATGAAGCCAACTACGGGTCCTGA
- the tnnc2.2 gene encoding troponin C, skeletal muscle, which translates to MTDAQQEARSYLSEEMLAEFKAAFDMFDTDGGGDISTKELGTVMRMLGQNPTREELNEIIEEVDEDGSGTIDFEEFLVMMVRLLKEDQAGKSEEELAECFRVFDKNADGYIDRDEFAEIIRSTGESITDEEIDELLKDGDKNSDGMLDFDEFLKMMENVQ; encoded by the exons ATG ACTGACGCGCAACAGGAGGCCCGCTCCTACCTGAGCGAGGAGATGCTCGCCG AGTTCAAAGCTGCCTTCGATATGTTTGATACCGACGGTGGCGGCGACATCAGCACCAAGGAGTTGGGTACCGTGATGAGGATGTTGGGTCAGAATCCAACCAGAGAGGAGTTGAATGAAATCATTGAGGAAGTCGATGAGGACG GCAGCGGTACTATTGACTTTGAGGAGTTCTTGGTCATGATGGTGAGGCTCCTAAAGGAGGACCAGGCCGGCAAGAGTGAGGAAGAGTTGGCAGAATGCTTCCGTGTGTTTGACAA GAACGCTGACGGCTACATTGACAGAGATGAGTTCGCCGAGATAATCCGCAGCACTGGCGAGTCTATCACAGATGAGGAGATTGATGAGCTGCTGAAGGATGGAGACAAAAACTCTGATGGCATGCTGGACTTTGATG aattccTCAAGATGATGGAGAATGTGCAGTAA
- the LOC128619795 gene encoding troponin C, skeletal muscle — protein sequence MPTEAQTDARSFLSEDMITEFKAAFDMFDTDGGGDISTKELGTVMRMLGQNPSREELDAIIEEVDEDGSGTIDFEEFLVMMVQQMKEDQAGKSEEELSECFRIFDKNGDGFIDREEFADILRSTGEPITEEEIEELMIDGDTNKDGKIDFDEFLKMMENIQ from the exons ATG CCGACTGAAGCCCAGACCGATGCCCGCTCCTTCCTGAGCGAGGACATGATCACTG AGTTTAAAGCAGCCTTCGATATGTTTGATACTGATGGAGGCGGTGACATCAGCACCAAGGAGTTGGGAACCGTGATGAGGATGTTGGGTCAGAATCCAAGCAGAGAGGAGCTGGATGCCATCATTGAGGAGGTTGATGAAGATG GCAGTGGCACCATTGACTTCGAGGAGTTCTTGGTGATGATGGTGCAACAGATGAAGGAAGATCAGGCAGGCAAGAGCGAGGAAGAGCTATCTGAATGCTTCCGTATCTTTGACAA GAATGGAGATGGTTTCATTGACCGTGAGGAGTTTGCTGACATCCTACGTTCCACTGGAGAACCAATAACAGAGGAGGAGATAGAAGAGCTCATGATAGATGGTGACACAAACAAAGATGGCAAAATTGACTTTGATG AGTTTTTGAAAATGATGGAGAACATTCAGTAA